One part of the Leclercia sp. LSNIH1 genome encodes these proteins:
- the ybcJ gene encoding ribosome-associated protein YbcJ: MATFSLGKHPHVELCDLLKLEGWSESGAQAKIVIADGLVKVDGVVETRKRCKIVAGQTVSFEGQSVTVTA, translated from the coding sequence ATGGCGACATTTTCATTAGGTAAACACCCGCATGTTGAGCTGTGCGATCTGCTGAAGCTCGAAGGCTGGAGCGAGAGCGGCGCCCAGGCGAAGATCGTTATTGCTGACGGTCTGGTCAAAGTTGATGGCGTGGTAGAAACCCGCAAGCGCTGCAAGATCGTAGCCGGACAGACTGTGAGTTTTGAAGGCCAGAGCGTCACCGTAACGGCCTGA
- the folD gene encoding bifunctional methylenetetrahydrofolate dehydrogenase/methenyltetrahydrofolate cyclohydrolase FolD: protein MAAKIIDGKTIAQQVRSEVAEKVAARLAAGKRAPGLAVVLVGSNPASQIYVGSKRKACEEVGFLSRSYDLPETTTEAELLELIDTLNADKAIDGILVQLPLPAGIDNVKVLERIAPDKDVDGFHPYNVGRLCQRAPRLRPCTPRGIVTLLERYNIDTYGLNAVVIGASNIVGRPMSMELLLAGCTTTVTHRFTKNLRQHVENADLLIVAVGKPGFIPGEWIKEGAIVVDVGINRLESGKVVGDVVFDDAAARASYITPVPGGVGPMTVATLIQNTLQACVEYHDVEEA, encoded by the coding sequence ATGGCAGCAAAGATTATTGACGGTAAAACGATTGCGCAGCAGGTGCGCTCTGAGGTTGCGGAAAAAGTGGCAGCACGTCTGGCCGCGGGAAAACGCGCCCCCGGGCTGGCGGTTGTGCTGGTCGGCAGCAACCCGGCTTCACAAATTTATGTCGGCAGCAAACGTAAAGCGTGCGAGGAGGTTGGCTTTCTCTCCCGCTCTTACGATCTGCCGGAAACCACCACGGAAGCAGAGCTGCTTGAGCTGATCGATACCCTGAACGCCGATAAAGCAATCGACGGCATTCTGGTTCAGCTGCCGCTGCCTGCGGGCATCGACAATGTGAAAGTGCTGGAACGTATCGCGCCAGACAAAGATGTGGACGGCTTCCACCCGTACAACGTGGGCCGCCTGTGCCAGCGCGCGCCTCGCCTGCGTCCCTGTACGCCGCGCGGCATTGTGACCCTGCTGGAGCGCTATAACATCGACACCTACGGCCTGAACGCCGTGGTGATTGGTGCGTCCAATATCGTCGGTCGCCCGATGAGCATGGAGCTGCTGCTGGCCGGCTGCACCACCACCGTCACCCACCGCTTTACTAAAAATCTGCGCCAGCACGTCGAAAATGCTGACCTGCTGATCGTGGCGGTCGGCAAGCCGGGCTTTATCCCGGGCGAGTGGATCAAGGAAGGCGCCATTGTGGTGGACGTGGGGATTAACCGTCTGGAGAGCGGCAAAGTGGTCGGCGATGTGGTGTTTGACGATGCCGCCGCCCGTGCCTCTTATATCACCCCGGTTCCGGGCGGCGTAGGCCCGATGACCGTTGCAACACTGATTCAGAATACTTTACAAGCATGCGTTGAGTATCACGACGTAGAGGAAGCGTAA
- a CDS encoding Fic family protein yields the protein MSIKRPPRLIPLESLTGADIVAHQHYARTTDDKGRYLPFDEFRHRLSYRDNVALAWTLTRRARDAALQRIAYRNEAGEQAGFMLTSAISATCERVDKHATRLALDNLIYRLRGAGAALIQLQLDEPITSSQLEGANTTTLVARKMLGSGRAPRTEGEHMIAGNARLMAEIPDLLNEPLTPDLIRRFHATGMEGINNAKYQPGEFRTTNDIVIADYDGNVIHQPPAADRLPARLQGICDWVNSTAEYVHPLVKACILHFMIAHEHPFRDGNGRTSRALFYWFMLKSGYEAFKYISISSLLYAAPVKYAQSYQYTETDGMDLTYFLEYQSGIIRRALDQLLRHVDDLVTRAANIERVLFESRALSRLTSRQVTLLNIMLATSTTDYTAADVSEALGISDNTARKDLRALVREGLAEETAANDQKTVYKIARNLV from the coding sequence ATGTCCATAAAACGTCCTCCCAGACTGATACCGTTAGAATCCCTGACGGGCGCAGATATTGTTGCCCACCAGCACTACGCGCGTACTACGGACGACAAAGGCCGCTATCTGCCCTTCGATGAATTCAGACACCGTTTATCCTATCGCGATAACGTCGCGCTTGCCTGGACATTGACCCGCCGCGCCAGGGATGCTGCGCTACAGCGGATCGCTTACCGTAACGAGGCTGGAGAGCAGGCCGGATTCATGCTGACTTCTGCCATCTCCGCCACCTGTGAACGGGTGGATAAACACGCCACCCGTCTGGCGCTGGATAACCTGATATACCGGTTACGTGGCGCGGGAGCGGCTCTGATCCAGCTTCAACTCGATGAACCGATCACCAGCTCGCAGCTGGAAGGGGCTAATACCACCACGCTGGTGGCCAGGAAGATGTTGGGTTCCGGTCGGGCACCGCGAACCGAAGGTGAGCATATGATCGCCGGAAATGCGCGGCTGATGGCAGAGATCCCCGACCTGCTGAATGAACCGCTGACACCCGATCTTATCCGCCGTTTTCATGCGACAGGTATGGAAGGGATTAATAACGCGAAATATCAGCCGGGCGAGTTCCGTACGACAAACGATATCGTGATCGCCGACTACGACGGCAATGTGATTCACCAGCCGCCCGCGGCAGATCGCCTTCCTGCCCGCCTGCAGGGAATTTGTGACTGGGTGAACAGTACCGCGGAATATGTTCATCCGCTGGTAAAGGCGTGCATTTTGCATTTTATGATTGCCCATGAGCATCCCTTCCGGGACGGGAACGGGCGCACCAGCCGGGCGCTGTTCTACTGGTTTATGCTGAAATCGGGGTACGAGGCCTTTAAATACATCTCTATCAGCAGCCTGCTTTATGCCGCTCCGGTGAAATATGCGCAAAGCTATCAGTACACGGAAACGGACGGCATGGACCTGACCTATTTTCTGGAATACCAGTCCGGCATCATCCGCCGCGCCCTGGACCAGCTATTGCGGCATGTTGACGATTTGGTCACCAGAGCGGCAAACATTGAGCGGGTCCTGTTCGAGTCGCGTGCATTATCGCGCCTCACCTCCCGCCAGGTCACTCTGCTGAATATCATGCTGGCAACGTCGACAACAGATTATACCGCCGCTGACGTGAGTGAGGCTCTCGGGATTTCCGATAACACTGCCCGTAAGGATCTACGTGCGCTGGTACGCGAGGGGCTGGCTGAAGAAACCGCGGCGAATGACCAGAAAACGGTTTACAAAATCGCGCGAAACCTCGTTTAA
- the yajD gene encoding HNH nuclease YajD has translation MALIPKNYARLESGYREKALKIYPWVCGRCSREFVYSNLRELTVHHIDHDHTNNPEDGSNWELLCLFCHDHEHSKYTEADMYGTTVVAGEDAQKDVGAATYNPFADLKSMLNKK, from the coding sequence ATGGCTCTGATCCCCAAAAACTACGCGCGGCTGGAAAGCGGCTACCGTGAGAAAGCCCTCAAAATCTATCCCTGGGTATGCGGACGCTGCTCGCGGGAATTTGTCTATTCAAACCTGCGTGAACTGACGGTTCACCATATCGATCATGACCACACCAATAACCCGGAGGATGGCAGTAACTGGGAGCTGCTGTGCCTGTTCTGCCATGACCACGAGCATTCGAAGTACACCGAAGCCGACATGTACGGAACTACCGTGGTGGCGGGCGAGGATGCGCAAAAGGATGTGGGGGCAGCCACCTACAACCCCTTTGCCGATCTGAAATCGATGCTCAACAAAAAATAA